A genomic window from Centroberyx gerrardi isolate f3 chromosome 14, fCenGer3.hap1.cur.20231027, whole genome shotgun sequence includes:
- the LOC139915208 gene encoding Ig-like V-type domain-containing protein FAM187A: MPPSCSHLLLLFLPLLLLLCCEVWSYEAPEDKEDVFARRACPAFLSFTNAAFLAGVTVELPCYCKPQQVHSVVWFYKKHLDGPEETRVLTDHHGNKLLDASRVPHSGDLRSRFSIRLFSLLIFRAAPDDSGVYLCGSAHKDFFYAYDLDIQEARTPRFTLSRRRKEGKAADRLDAPRPLYRVFTGYQRWSVCDRCGPPGEQVRAGLCYVHSRFLHVRYRRANQTAASCGSGAVPRAFGLSGQSGGGAKMEVRGCQVTCPPQAPPSSKLVALMAFLGYSSSSQPAEVPVFYLNHPAERVLTVGCPGSRPNLAVAWDRGSTPIYRSEHTAGRNLSAAPPRLRIDTGHHLVFTPAKTQDSGVYYCWLQGRRAAEIRLLVYVHLGRGQSVTSHPDFPLALKTVLTSYAAMTTVFTLLVIGRAGVRLYRDTGL, from the exons ATGCCTCCATCCtgctcccacctcctcctcctcttcctccccctcctcctcctcctgtgttgtGAGGTGTGGAGCTACGAGGCTCCCGAGGATAAGGAGGATGTGTTTGCGAGAAGAGCCTGTCCCGCCTTCCTGTCCTTCACCAACGCTGCCTTCCTGGCCGGGGTGACGGTGGAGCTGCCCTGCTACTGCAAACCACAGCAG GTCCATTCAGTCGTGTGGTTCTATAAGAAACACCTGGACGGCCCGGAGGAGACCAGAGTGCTGACcgatcaccatggcaacaagcTGCTGGACGCCAGTCGGGTCCCTCACAGCGGCGACCTGCGGAGCCGCTTCTCCATCCGTCTCTTCAGCCTGCTGATCTTCAGGGCGGCGCCGGACGACTCCGGCGTCTACCTCTGTGGCTCCGCCCACAAAGACTTCTTCTACGCTTACGACCTGGACATCCAGGAGGCACGCACGCCCCGCTTCACTCTGAG CCGGAGACGTAAAGAGGGAAAAGCAGCAGACAGACTCGACGCTCCTCGACCGCTGTACCGGGTTTTCACCGGCTACCAGCGCTGGTCGGTGTGCGACCGCTGCGGACCGCCGGGGGAGCAGGTTCGTGCGGGACTCTGCTACGTCCACTCCCGCTTCCTGCACGTACGCTACAGACGAGCCAATCAGACCGCGGCTTCGTGCGGCTCGGGAGCGGTGCCGAGGGCTTTCGGCCTATCGGGGCAGAGCGGAGGCGGGGCTAAGATGGAGGTCAGAGGGTGTCAAGTGACCTGCCCGCCTcaagctcctccctcctctaaaCTCGTGGCTCTGATGGCATTTCTAGGGTACAG TTCTTCCTCCCAGCCAGCGGAGGTGCCGGTGTTCTACCTCAACCACCCAGCCGAGCGGGTCCTGACCGTGGGCTGCCCCGGGTCGCGACCCAACCTGGCCGTGGCCTGGGACCGGGGATCCACGCCCATCTACCGCTCCGAACACACAGCCGGTCGCAACCTCAGCGCCGCCCCGCCCAGGCTGCGCATAGACACGGGACACCACCTGGTCTTCACTCCCGCCAAGACCCAGGACTCAG gaGTTTACTACTGCTGGCTGCAGGGCCGTCGGGCCGCTGAGATACGTCTGTTGGTTTATGTCCATCTGGGGCGGGGCCAATCGGTGACATCACACCCTGACTTCCCATTAGCTCTCAAGACGGTGCTGACATCATATGCTGCCATGACGACGGTCTTTACCCTGCTGGTGATAGGCCGAGCCGGAGTCAGACTCTACAGAGACACTGgactgtag